Below is a genomic region from Burkholderia pseudomultivorans.
CGTCGCTCGCGAACGGCACCGAGCAATGGTCGTATCTCGGCCGGCGCCAGCTGTTCGGCGTCAGCGCGAACTTCGGGCTGGGCCCGTGGGCGATCGGCACGGAGCTGTCGTACCGGCCGCGCGACGCCGTCGCGCTGTCCAGCTGCTATGGCGCGGGCGGCCCGCTCGACGTCAATACGAACGGCGTGGCGGGCATCAATTGTTCGCAGTGGGTCGACAAGAAGAAATTCCAGTACGACATCAACGGGCTGCTCGCCCTCACGCGCAGCGAGTATCCGTTCCTGAAGTGGCTCGGCGCCGATTCGGCCGCGCTCACGTGGGAACTCACCTGGATCTACTACCCCGGACTGAGCGCGAGCGGCGTCACGCGCACGATCGACGGGCAGACCGTTACCCAGGTGCCGCAGGCCGGCTACCTGCCGTGGCTGAACAACGGCTCTGCGCTCGGCTATCCGATCGGGATGGGCCAGGGCACCGCGAGCTCGGTCGGCGCGACGATCGATTTCAACTGGACCTATGACGGCACGCTGATTCCGGGCTGGCAGGTCACGCCTGGCGTGACCTTCTCGGACGGCCTGTACGGCTACACGCCGACCTTCACCGCGAACTACATGCAGGGCGCCAAGTCGGTGAACGTCTACGTGCTGTTCAACCAGAACCCGCCGAACTGGCAGGCGGGCATCAACTTCACCGCGTTCTTCGGCGGCCACAACACGGTGGGGCAGCCGTACGCGGACCGGAATTTCGTCGGGCTGTTCGTCACGCGGAATTTCTGATGCCGATGTGCTTACGGGCGGCGCGCGCCGTGCGCCGCCGCCAATCATCAAGGGGTTATGTCGTGCTCAATCGTCTGGTCAGCCGCCTGGAAAGGCTCTTTTTCGGTCATCGCGCGATCGTGCTCGCGGCGATCGCCCTGTTTACCGTCGCGATGGCCGTGTTCGCGGTACAGCTGCGCATGGACGCCGGCTTCGAAAAGCAGATGCCGATCGGACACGAGTACATCCGCACGTTCCAGCAGTATCGCAACGACCTGCTCGGCGCGAACCGGGTCACCGTGGTCGTGCGGGCCAAACGCGGGTCGATCTGGACGAAGCAAGGGCTGACGCGGCTGTACGACGTCACGCAGGCCGTCACGTATCTGCCGAACGTCGACCGCATCGGCGTGCGTTCGCTGTGGACGCCGAACGCGTTCGTCAACGAAGTGACCGACGAAGGCTTTCGCGCGGAGCCGATCATTCCCGGCATGGTCACGCCCGACCAGCTGACGCCGGGCGTCGTCGCCGCCGTGCGCCGCGCGACCACGCTCGGCGGCTACGTCGGCACGCTCGTGTCGCACAACGAAGACAGCGCGATGATCACGGCGGAGCTGAACGAGCGCGACAGCGCCGGCAAGGTGCTCGACTACGTCGCGTTCAACCATCTGCTCGAACAGAAGGTGCGCAAGCCGTTCGAGGATGCCGGCTACGAGATCCAGATCATCGGCTTCGCGAAGCAGATCGGCGACATCGCCGACGGCGCGACGGCCGTGCTCGGCTTCTGCGCGGTCGCGCTGCTGCTGACCACGCTCGCGGTGTACTGGTACTGCCATTCGGTGCGCTTCACCGTGCTGCTGATCGCGTGTTCGCTGACGTCGCTCGTGTGGCAGTTCGGCACGCTGAAGCTGCTCGGCTTCGGCCTCGATCCGCTTGCGGTGCTGGTGCCGTTCCTCGTATTCGCGATTGGCGTGTCGCACGGCGTGCAGCAGGTGAACTTCATCGTGCGCGAGATCGCGCACGGGCAGAGTTCGTTCGATGCGGCGCGCCACAGCTTCAACGGCTTGCTGATCCCCGGCGTGCTCGCGCTGGTCACCGCGTTCGTGTCGTTCGTCACGCTGCTGCTGATTCCGATCCCGATGGTGCGCGAGCTCGCGATCACGGCGTCGCTCGGCGTCGCATACAAGATCGTCACGAACCTGATCCTGTTGCCGGTCGCGGCCTCCTGCTTCAACTTCACGAAGGCCTATGCGGACAACGCGCTGAAGCGCGCGCAGCAGCGCGCGAAGCCGCTGCGCGCGCTGGCGCGGGTGGCCGAGCCGCGGTACGCGGGCCTGACCGTCGCGCTGACCGTCGCGATCTTCGCGCTCGCCGCATGGCAGAGCCGCGATCGCGTGATCGGCACGCTGCAGCCGGGCGCGCCGGAGCTGCGCGCCGACGCACGCTTCAACCGCGACGCGACGTCGATCGCCGGCCACTACGACATGGGCCTCGACTGGCTGACGGCCGCGATCGAATCGAGCGGCAAGGCATGCGACAACCCGGCGGTCGGCCTCTACGAGGACGACTTCTCGGCCGCGATGCGCACCGAGCCGGGCGTGGTGTCGGTGCAGTCGTACTCGGCGATGCTGCGCACCTACAACCAGGGCTACAACGAGGACTACCCGAAGATGAACGTCGTGCCGATCGATGCGGAGAACTACGGCGCGGTGTCGGTCGATGTGTCGCGCGTGAAAGGCTTCATGAGCCGCGACTGCGGGATGACGGCCGTGCACCTGTTCCTGACCGACCACAAGGCGACGACGATCAACCGGATCCTCGACGACGTGAAGCAGTACCGCGCGACGCATTCGTTCCCGGGCATCACGATCCGGCTCGCGGCCGGCAACGCGGGCGTGCTGGCTGCCACGAACGACGAAGTCGCGAAGAGCGAGCTGCCGATGATGCTCTACGTGTACGCGGCGATCCTGATCCTCGTGTTTCTCGCCTATCGCGACTGGCGCGCGATGCTCGCCTGCTGCGTGCCGCTGTCGGTCGCGACCTTCATCGGCTACTGGTTCATGAAGGAACTGCAGATCGGGCTGACCGTCGCAACGTTGCCGGTTATGGTGCTCGCCGTCGGCATCGGCGTCGACTACGCGTTCTACATCTACAACCGGCTGCAGGTGCATCTCGCGGGCGGGCAGGACATCGTGGAGGCCGTCCGGCACGCCATGCTCGAAGTGGGCGTCGCGACGATCTTCACGGCGATCACGCTGGCGATCGGCGTCGCAACGTGGAGTTTCTCCGCGCTCAAGTTCCAGGCCGACATGGGCAAGCTGCTCGCGTTCATGTTCGTCGTGAACCTCGTGATGGCGATGACCGCGTTGCCCGCGCTCGCGTCGCTGCTCGAACGCTGGTTCCCGCGTCGCAAGCCCGCGCGCGCACCAGGCCTGTTCAGTCACTGACGCGCACGAACATTCCGACGGAGATTCAGCCATGGTCAAGACGCTCGCTGTCTGCGCCGTACTCGGCATCGCGGCGATTGCCGTTCCGCGATTTTCCGCATCGGTCGCGGGCCGGCCTGCGCCGGCTCGGGCATTCGCGACCGATGCCGGACGCGTCGTCGTGCATCACGCCACGGCCGCCGAACCGGAACGTGCCCCGTTGCCGAACGACGGCAGCGCGGAGCGGCAGGCTGCCGACACGCCGCCCATCGTGGTGCTCGGCGTAGCGCATGCCGGCTGGTCGGATCTGTTCAATCACTGACGTCCGCATACACCACCACAGGGACTCACCATGATCAAGATGCTCGTTGCCTGTACCGCGCTCTGCGCTGCCGCGGCGGCGTTCGCGCAACCACCGGAAGGTACCGTCGCGGCCTGGGCCGCGAAGCCCGCCCATGCATGGGCCGTGCCGACGCACATGATGCTGACGGACGCGACGCGCGCCGGTGCGCGGATCGTCGCGGTCGGCGAGCACGGCATCGTGCTGCTGTCGGACGACGACGGCAACACCTGGCGCCAGGCGCGGCGCGTGCCGGTGTCGGCGACGCTGTCGGCCGTGTCGTTCGTCGACGCGAAGCGCGGCTGGGCCGTCGGCCAGTGGGGCGCGATTCTCGCGACCGACGACGGCGGCGATACGTGGGTCACGCAACGGCTCGATACGTCGGTCGACCAGCCGCTGTTCTCCGTGCTGTTCACGAGCGCGCAGGACGGCATCGCCGTCGGACTGTGGTCGCTGATGCTGCAGACCCACGACGGCGGCCGGACCTGGACGCGTACGACGCTGCCGAAGCCGCCCGGCGGCGGCAAGGCCGACCGCAACCTCTACCACGTGTTCGCCGATGCCGCGCATGCGCTCTACATCGTGTCGGAACAGGGGATGGTGCTCAAGTCCGTCGATGCCGGCGCGAACTGGTCCTATCTGCCGACCGGCGGCAAAGGCACGTTG
It encodes:
- a CDS encoding efflux RND transporter permease subunit, producing the protein MLNRLVSRLERLFFGHRAIVLAAIALFTVAMAVFAVQLRMDAGFEKQMPIGHEYIRTFQQYRNDLLGANRVTVVVRAKRGSIWTKQGLTRLYDVTQAVTYLPNVDRIGVRSLWTPNAFVNEVTDEGFRAEPIIPGMVTPDQLTPGVVAAVRRATTLGGYVGTLVSHNEDSAMITAELNERDSAGKVLDYVAFNHLLEQKVRKPFEDAGYEIQIIGFAKQIGDIADGATAVLGFCAVALLLTTLAVYWYCHSVRFTVLLIACSLTSLVWQFGTLKLLGFGLDPLAVLVPFLVFAIGVSHGVQQVNFIVREIAHGQSSFDAARHSFNGLLIPGVLALVTAFVSFVTLLLIPIPMVRELAITASLGVAYKIVTNLILLPVAASCFNFTKAYADNALKRAQQRAKPLRALARVAEPRYAGLTVALTVAIFALAAWQSRDRVIGTLQPGAPELRADARFNRDATSIAGHYDMGLDWLTAAIESSGKACDNPAVGLYEDDFSAAMRTEPGVVSVQSYSAMLRTYNQGYNEDYPKMNVVPIDAENYGAVSVDVSRVKGFMSRDCGMTAVHLFLTDHKATTINRILDDVKQYRATHSFPGITIRLAAGNAGVLAATNDEVAKSELPMMLYVYAAILILVFLAYRDWRAMLACCVPLSVATFIGYWFMKELQIGLTVATLPVMVLAVGIGVDYAFYIYNRLQVHLAGGQDIVEAVRHAMLEVGVATIFTAITLAIGVATWSFSALKFQADMGKLLAFMFVVNLVMAMTALPALASLLERWFPRRKPARAPGLFSH
- a CDS encoding WD40/YVTN/BNR-like repeat-containing protein — translated: MIKMLVACTALCAAAAAFAQPPEGTVAAWAAKPAHAWAVPTHMMLTDATRAGARIVAVGEHGIVLLSDDDGNTWRQARRVPVSATLSAVSFVDAKRGWAVGQWGAILATDDGGDTWVTQRLDTSVDQPLFSVLFTSAQDGIAVGLWSLMLQTHDGGRTWTRTTLPKPPGGGKADRNLYHVFADAAHALYIVSEQGMVLKSVDAGANWSYLPTGGKGTLWSGVAMPDGRLVVGGLLGSLFESRDGGATWAALNTGTRSSITDLVATGGGLVGVGLDGLTLAQRVAGGPVEVAQREDRATLTAALIDARGKPILFSQDGVLAAR